One Hordeum vulgare subsp. vulgare chromosome 4H, MorexV3_pseudomolecules_assembly, whole genome shotgun sequence DNA window includes the following coding sequences:
- the LOC123446502 gene encoding transcription repressor OFP1-like, with protein MPASSWFHKLRGRSRGKGKRSAACPSPTRGSSADAIAFIAASAEWTGRQTSQHCRPPARPPAACAGYSPNRASYYFPSADRGALRCIAPRGAATDDGAALDVRVDVIHRRASRLGGINAPPATPELNLRRIVTRPAGKNDPAESVAISSSASTPTSAATTPSTCRARGFHVKPASRRRRRGHDDKSARKEKAAEDAGSRRRRWLYDSLVVVKTSSDPEREMAESMAEMVAANHIRSSEDLEELLTCYLALNAAEHHRAVVAAFRRVWLHIAGQRMRHLRH; from the coding sequence ATGCCAGCCTCCTCCTGGTTCCACAAGCTCAGGGGGAGAAGCAGAGGGAAGGGCAAGCGTTCGGCCGCGTGTCCGAGTCCCACGCGCGGCTCCTCCGCCGACGCAATCGCATTCATCGCCGCCTCGGCGGAGTGGACGGGCCGACAGACAAGCCAGCACTGCCGACCACCCGCGCGCCCACCGGCGGCGTGTGCCGGCTACTCTCCCAACAGAGCCTCCTACTACTTTCCGAGCGCGGACCGGGGTGCGCTCCGGTGCATCGCCCCGCGCGGCGCCGCAACCGACGACGGCGCGGCCTTGGACGTCCGTGTCGACGTCATCCATCGCCGCGCCAGCAGGCTCGGCGGGATAAACGCGCCTCCAGCGACGCCGGAGCTCAACCTTCGGCGCATCGTCACGAGGCCTGCCGGCAAGAACGACCCCGCGGAAAGCGTTGCCATCAGCAGCAGCGCCAGCACCCCTACCTCGGCTGCCACGACGCCGTCCACCTGCAGGGCACGGGGGTTCCACGTGAAGCCGGccagcaggcggcggcggcgcggccacGACGACAAAAGTGCCCGGAAGGAAAAAGCAGCCGAGGACGCGGGCAGCAGGAGACGGCGGTGGCTCTACGACAGCCTGGTGGTGGTGAAGACGTCGTCGGACCCAGAGAGGGAGATGGCGGAGAGCATGGCGGAGATGGTGGCGGCCAACCACATCCGGTCATCGGAGGACCTCGAGGAGCTGCTGACCTGCTACCTCGCTCTCAACGCCGCCGAGCATCACCGCGCCGTCGTTGCCGCGTTCCGCCGCGTCTGGCTTCACATCGCCGGCCAAAGAATGCGGCACCTGCGCCACTAG
- the LOC123446503 gene encoding LOW QUALITY PROTEIN: ran-binding protein 9-like (The sequence of the model RefSeq protein was modified relative to this genomic sequence to represent the inferred CDS: inserted 1 base in 1 codon; substituted 1 base at 1 genomic stop codon) — MGGTFXDFFLPYPXIASRSRSRLPPRPPPPPPPPPPVPSPAAAAVASSLAPPPAAAASSLGSAQAAPAPQQPTAPRRRPPPPPTPTRATPPPSAASSPTCGPASPRCVRAAGLSLPSLTRPLPLLDETGGPTGAGRRRRGGGEAERRAGKLLPRNNIVLLHVI; from the exons ATGGGAGGGACTTTTTGAGACTTTTTCCTACCCTACC GCATCGCATCGCGCTCCCGCTCGCGTCTCCCacctcgcccgccgccgccgccgcca ccgccgccgccagttccctcgcccgccgccgccgccgtcgccagtTCCCTCGCGCCcccaccagccgccgccgccagttccCTCGGCTCCGCCCAGGCAGCGCCCGCGCCGCAGCAGCCTACCGCTCCTCGgcggcggcctcctcctcctccgacgcctACGCGCGcaacgccgccgccgtcggcggCCTCCTCTCCGACCTGCGGTCCCGCGTCTCCCAGGTGCGTGCGCGCCGCcggtctctctctcccttccttgaCCCGACCCCTTCCTCTCCTTGACGAAACGGGAGGCCCTACAGGTGCTGGGCGGCGGAGGCGCGGGGGCGGTGAAGCGGAACGAAGGGCGGGGAAGCTGCTCCCCAGGAACAACATAGTCCttttacatgtcatttaa